From one Anguilla rostrata isolate EN2019 chromosome 12, ASM1855537v3, whole genome shotgun sequence genomic stretch:
- the LOC135235722 gene encoding protocadherin Fat 4 yields MNNEVIIGTTVGRVSAAHADGTGPVVFSVLEDDGDGLFLLSPRSGEFFLSRGLDYERERYYALSVGARRGAGQLAGARVYFSVADVNDNAPVLRPDAYAASVLESSPVGTCLLALNASDADEGVNAELSWAVIAGDEEAKFSVNTDGVVCLQGALDREKVSTYNLTIRVSDLALPVSSRLTSTATVAVRVQDVNDNAPSFTSPGVLRLPEDTPLHAVVMVIHAADADSGRSGEVEYGLEGPSGGTFRVDGARGRLFLEEPLDREAAETLVVLLTARDRGSPRRSASMNLTVLVEDVNDNDPAFPRGGYGAAVSEDVSRGTSVLRVRARDPDAGPNGRVRYRLSHSHFSVDPVRGVVTVTDGLDREKSPSYVFSVVAADQGDPPRSAAVVVNVTVTDVNDCAPLLTPESITLSLPENTPDLPQVIHQVLAVDDDLGVNSQLTFSIVGGNEEGLFSLSPDGTLRLLRALDRERRPRHTLRVAAVDSGVPPLTGTATVLILVDDLNDNRPAFARDVLSAAVYEDVPVGTVIATVTALDPDDGVNGQVRYALEEGNAPFSIDETSGAVVTTEVLDREAVGSYVFTVTGSDLHPTRPLASSATVTVLVQDVNDHQPRFLNSPYVANVPDTVAAGSVVCVVRAVDADAGRNAELTFSLFGHNTSQLSISPSGGEIFTLDVLGGPDDITVGVRVKDGGDDPKDDTTTVTVRFQNASEFPVVTVDARGPLLSENEPLHTLVAVVTGESNRTEVVSYYLASGRFAKAFELHPETGELTLSSPLDYEASSELLIWVEARDAGLPPFSSYAAIRINVSDVNDNSPVFTQSVYRCETLENSHAGPVCEVSAADADSGIYGEVRYSILSGNVDNAFSIDSDTGVLGTVKILDREKISDYNLSIRATDTENDLNAGTAAVLVVVLDANDNAPRFSQIFFTEIPEDTPVGFTAIRITATDGDAGANALIVYTIIDPSGSLPFAIDGASGNVVVVRPLDRETRDRYVVRVNANDSAWSISTDVIIEITDVNDNKPVFSQSSYHATVTETKTQEVFVMQVHATDADLGSNGRILYFIEPPSEFFGVNVSTGDILTKQPISLRDSDARSLSFTVLASDCGPVPYYSNATVTVTFVRYNYYPPDFLPFRSLLSIPFNLDVGTRVIRLSAVDQESHSANGSVEYAAGGGNGSSFFEVEASSGWVVLTGSLRQSLNALLTLSVAAKDKGVPPLSSQAAISFLVTGENRFAPRFPEPRVAFSVPEDLPPGSVVGKVQAEDEDDGANGLLHYSFDGGNEDSPFSIGQSTGLVTLIGGLDSEEHGVHFLRVSARDGGWIPRAAKMNVTVNVTDVNDNPPVFSAAEYSASVQENSPIGTTVLQVEAADKDSGVNAQISYSLVAGHIDMFFIDSRDGTLSTLEIFDYELQQNFEITVKASDSGSRQLFSVVKVHIQIKGVNEFKPTFQKKQYNFSVSEGSPNRTRVGKVSAADYDLGPDGDVFYLLVGQSKRAGFVIGERSGEILTAGDLRQHGHSQTVLRILAKNWGSINGSDIDETTVLVNVTDANDPPEFSAALYAAEVSEDVAVGTFVTRVTAKDKDLVPEWSRFVYNITSGNENGSFALDPVTGIVSVSAPLDREQRSIYNLTVVAIDGAFPPAAGSASVVVTVSDVNDNPPRLISATGYVRENQPRGTVVCVLNASDADLPANGGPFTYWMARPAFGGAFSLSPDGVLSTAGPVDRERDPAHSVLVAVRDAGTPPLSSTATVRVEVLDENDNPSAARQVYVEVKYYGSTFRGGLIGNVQPEDPDQSDLFDCSVRSGPGNMFSFPFGGCDLWSAPYQGETTYNITVEANDLLHPSVNNSVYVSYKGFTNASMDNCVLFYLTSPAFEEFLSFSYLRFVKALDSLFNLQASKTHVFGVKNLGDKILLLAAVKTYNGQFLSGEVASGISTAQERSLEAQSGVEISHITGDPCSVNPCHNGAACAKNVHISQDIAVLESPVLMFVSPKRVEIFNCSCPPGFWGTTCDSDVDECDGGDPCRNGGTCVNHPGGFRCHCGRGFTGQYCRSDVDECRNMQCHNGGTCLNTQGTFHCSCSLGYEGEFCDEFVDPCTSSPCVQGSCKNHLTGYVCDCPFGVVGAHCEEESYGFQELSFMEFPPLDPRNNIISLELATVKQDSLLLYNRGAPHGSEFLALEVVGGRARLSFDLGSGPAAVVTDKPVADGSFHSITARRTGKAASLRVDSCSADEPRGFCSSRGEGPGSERTLDVGSSNMTFGGTRSLDAILLRPARVRTHDFVGCVRNAKVNNIPLDPSRALASYNVLDRCPRRASSLCDSGTCRNGGVCRDHWSHHTCECGDLFTGTSCQTEVAEDHALRLNGQAYIEYVVKESYRRDQRLKDWVSGDGGKAEGTDGGSGVEVKLRTAERDGALLFISGRKGRVILRVTDGRLLFTSNHSTSDRQVTEVAADVPLVDGRWHTLRLFGEGRATVISLDGLPVLNTTESTLDLTIANVHRIVLGGDHPGENTTLQQPGFSGCVRSLRFGGWVLPFSGFSEVVEVRPSPTLAQGGCGSAGACVGHLCSEEDVAFLSCLSRLCPNGGACLVPPPRANGTCACLRNVTDGLCKLCPPGGAGGRGVCPAPQAAGAPVWIAGAVLPATFVVACLALLVFLLRRRAVSPREKRRGGRRGSPARARAKWGADNGAFCEDTPPRACQPDVIVAERQRPRPAERHPQACTETDPDPPSLQTDELEYYEIDSACGVSCSTLGGPLNGGPRAPTETRAQGGGQQDPQDQARGDRRPSLIQEVSAKPQPLVPENEPPDQQKAAACSRGVEPRPTFRPDPGMEEGPPVGPRPFTRRVQASGLVEPPQGLSAEEVRRLNEPLDQPQGVRPAPGRGHAHSAEMTDSSDSESHSSFTCSEYGFERGPSFGSEWGYLREWASLTAHAPSPLREDIPIADVQRGADRASPGGPQRWESLLNLGLHFQTYAHVFEDIAKLPIELQHDSDWQSEAEEII; encoded by the exons atgaataatgaagtaATTATCg GAACCACGGTGGGGCGTGTGTCGGCGGCGCACGCCGACGGAACCGGGCCCGTGGTCTTCTCCGTGCTGGAGGACGACGGAGACGGGCTCTTCCTCCTCAGCCCCCGCTCCGGAGAGTTCTTCCTCTCCCGCGGCCTGGACTACGAGCGGGAGCGGTACTACGCGCTCTCGGTGGGGGCGCGGCGCGGGGCCGGCCAGCTCGCCGGCGCCAGGGTGTACTTCAGCGTGGCGGACGTGAACGACAACGCCCCCGTCCTCCGTCCCGACGCCTACGCCGCGTCTGTGCTGGAGAGCAGCCCCGTCGGGACCTGCCTCCTCGCGCTTAACGCCTCCGACGCCGACGAGG GTGTGAATGCAGAGCTAAGCTGGGCAGTGATTGCAGGAGACGAAGAGGCAAAGTTTTCTGTGAACACCGACGGTGTCGtctgcctgcagggggcgctagaCAGAGAGAAAGTCTCCACGTACAATCTCACCATCCGGGTCAGCGACCTCGCCCTTCCCGTCAGTTCCCGCCTCACCAGCACGGCGACGGTCGCCGTCCGCGTGCAGGACGTGAACGACAACGCCCCCTCCTTCACCTCGCCGGGCGTCCTCCGCCTCCCGGAGGACACCCCGCTCCACGCCGTCGTCATGGTGATACACGCCGCCGACGCCGACTCGGGCCGCAGCGGCGAGGTGGAGTACGGCCTGGAGGGCCCGTCCGGCGGAACCTTCCGGGTCGACGGCGCGCGCGGCAGGCTGTTCCTGGAGGAGCCGCTGGACAGGGAGGCCGCCGAAACGCTCGTCGTCCTCCTGACGGCGCGGGACAGGGGCTCGCCGCGACGGTCCGCCTCCATGAACCTGACGGTGCTGGTGGAGGACGTCAACGACAACGACCCGGCCTTCCCCCGGGGCGGCTACGGCGCGGCGGTGAGCGAGGACGTCTCCAGGGGGACGAGCGTGCTGCGGGTGCGCGCTCGGGACCCCGACGCGGGCCCCAACGGGCGCGTGCGGTACCGGCTCTCCCACAGCCACTTCTCGGTGGACCCGGTGCGAGGCGTCGTCACGGTGACGGACGGACTGGATCGCGAGAAGAGCCCCTCGTACGTCTTCTCCGTCGTGGCGGCGGATCAGGGGGACCCCCCCAGGTCTGCCGCGGTCGTCGTCAACGTGACCGTAACCGACGTCAACGACTGCGCTCCTCTCCTAACTCCTGAGTCGATAACTCTGAGCCTGCCAGAGAACACGCCGGACCTCCCCCAGGTCATTCACCAG GTACTGGCTGTGGATGACGACCTCGGCGTGAACAGCCAACTGACGTTCTCCATCGTCGGGGGAAACGAAGAGggcctcttctccctctctcccgacGGCACGCTGCGCCTCCTCCGCGCCCTGGACCGGGAACGGAGGCCGCGGCACACGCTGCGCGTGGCGGCCGTCGACTCGG GCGTGCCCCCCCTGACGGGGACCGCCACCGTGCTGATCCTCGTGGACGACCTCAACGACAACCGTCCGGCGTTCGCCCGGGACGTGCTCTCTGCTGCCGTCTACGAGGACGTCCCCGTGGGAACCGTGATCGCGACCGTAACCGCCCTCGACCCCGACGATGGAGTCAACGGCCAAGTGAG GTATGCTCTGGAGGAGGGGAACGCGCCGTTTTCCATTGACGAGACGTCAGGAGCCGTGGTCACCACCGAGGTCTTGGACCGGGAGGCCGTTGGCAGTTACGTTTTTACGGTGACAGGCAGCGACCTGCACCCCACGCGCCCCCTCGCCAGCTCGGCCACGGTGACGGTGCTCGTGCAGGACGTCAACGACCATCAGCCACGGTTTCTCAACAGCCCCTACGTCGCCAATGTCCCAGACACGGTGGCTGCAG GTTCAGTTGTGTGTGTCGTGCGAGCAGTGGACGCGGACGCAGGGAGAAACGCGGAGCTGACCTTCTCCCTGTTCGGCCACAACACCAGTCAGCTCTCTATCAGCCCCTCCGGGGGTGAAATCTTCACTTTGGACGTTCTCGGCGGACCCGACGACATCACGGTCGGTGTCCGCGTGAAAGACGGCGGAGACGACCCGAAGGACGACACCACGACCGTGACCGTGCGGTTCCAGAACGCCTCGGAATTCCCCGTCGTGACCGTGGACGCCCGCGGGCCCCTGCTCTCGGAAAACGAGCCGCTTCACACTCTGGTCGCCGTGGTGACCGGGGAGAGCAACCGAACAGAGGTGGTCTCGTACTACCTGGCTTCCGGACGCTTCGCGAAGGCGTTTGAACTGCACCCGGAGACGGGGGAGCTGACCCTGAGCAGCCCGCTGGATTACGAGGCGAGCAGCGAGCTGCTGATCTGGGTCGAGGCCAGAGATGCGGGCCTGCCGCCATTTTCCTCCTACGCCGCGATTCGCATAAACGTCAGCGACGTGAACGATAACTCCCCGGTGTTCACCCAGAGCGTGTACAGGTGCGAAACCCTGGAGAATTCACACGCAGGCCCCGTGTGCGAAGTGTCAGCCGCTGATGCGGATTCTGGGATCTACGGAGAAGTGCGGTACAGCATCCTGAGCGGAAATGTGGATAACGCCTTCAGCATCGACTCAGACACCGGCGTTTTGGGAACGGTAAAAATCTTAGACCGAGAAAAAATATCGGATTACAATTTATCGATTCgagccacagacacagagaacGACCTCAACGCGGGCACCGCGGCGGTGCTCGTGGTCGTCCTGGACGCGAACGATAACGCCCCTCGGTTTTCACAGATCTTCTTCACGGAGATCCCCGAAGACACACCCGTGGGGTTTACCGCCATTCGGATCACCGCCACGGACGGGGACGCCGGCGCCAACGCTCTCATCGTCTACACCATAATCGACCCGAGCGGCAGCCTTCCGTTCGCTATCGACGGAGCCAGCGGGAATGTCGTCGTGGTGCGGCCGCTGGACAGAGAGACTCGGGACCGCTACGTCGTCAGGGTCAACGCTAACGATTCGGCGTGGAGCATCAGCACGGACGTCATCATCGAGATCACGGACGTCAACGACAACAAGCCGGTGTTTTCCCAGTCCTCGTACCACGCCACGGTCACGGAGACTAAAACCCAGGAGGTGTTTGTCATGCAGGTCCACGCCACAGACGCCGATCTTGGGTCAAACGGGCGGATTCTGTACTTCATCGAACCCCCCAGCGAGTTTTTTGGAGTGAACGTGTCCACGGGCGACATTTTAACCAAACAGCCTATTTCTCTCCGTGATTCTGACGCGCGCAGCCTCAGCTTCACGGTGCTGGCCTCCGACTGCGGCCCTGTGCCCTATTATAGTAACGCCACCGTCACCGTGACCTTCGTGCGCTACAACTACTACCCGCCTGATTTTCTGCCCTTCAGGTCTCTGCTGTCAATCCCCTTTAATTTGGACGTGGGAACCCGAGTGATCCGGTTATCGGCTGTGGACCAGGAGTCTCACTCCGCCAACGGCAGCGTGGAATACGCCGCCGGTGGAGGAAACGGCTCGTCGTTCTTTGAAGTGGAGGCCAGCAGCGGATGGGTCGTGTTAACGGGGTCCTTGAGGCAGAGCCTGAATGCGTTACTAACGCTCTCGGTCGCGGCGAAAGACAAAGGCGTCCCGCCCCTTTCATCTCAGGCCGCAATTAGTTTCCTAGTTACAGGGGAGAACCGCTTCGCTCCCCGTTTCCCTGAGCCGCGGGTCGCATTCTCGGTCCCCGAGGACTTACCCCCGGGGTCCGTGGTGGGGAAGGTCCAGGCTGAAGACGAGGACGATGGAGCGAACGGGCTCCTCCATTATTCTTTTGACGGCGGGAACGAGGACTCGCCGTTTTCCATTGGGCAGAGCACGGGATTGGTCACCCTAATCGGGGGGCTCGACTCGGAAGAGCACGGGGTTCATTTTCTTCGGGTCAGCGCCAGGGACGGAGGCTGGATTCCAAGAGCTGCCAAAATGAACGTCACGGTAAATGTCACTGACGTGAACGACAACCCTCCCGTGTTTTCTGCTGCGGAGTACAGCGCGTCAGTGCAAGAAAACTCACCTATCGGAACAACGGTCCTTCAGGTTGAAGCTGCAGATAAAGATTCTGGAGTAAATGCCCAGATAAGCTACTCTCTGGTAGCAGGACATATTGATATGTTTTTCATCGATTCCAGGGATGGTACTCTCTCCACGCTAGAGATTTTTGATTATGAACTGCAGCAAAACTTCGAAATAACAGTCAAGGCGTCCGACTCGGGAAGCCGTCAGCTGTTCAGCGTGGTGAAAGTTCACATCCAAATCAAAGGGGTCAACGAGTTCAAGCCCACGTTCCAGAAAAAGCAGTACAACTTCTCGGTGTCAGAGGGATCGCCTAATCGAACCCGGGTCGGCAAGGTCTCGGCCGCAGACTACGATCTGGGTCCGGATGGAGACGTCTTCTACCTGCTTGTAGGGCAAAGCAAAAGGGCAGGCTTTGTCATTGGTGAACGCAGCGGTGAGATACTCACCGCCGGTGATTTAAGGCAACATGGCCACAGTCAGACAGTTTTAAGAATCCTAGCAAAGAACTGGGGCAGCATTAATGGCTCTGACATCGACGAAACCACTGTCCTGGTTAACGTGACGGATGCCAACGATCCCCCAGAGTTCTCTGCTGCGCTCTACGCTGCGGAGGTCAGCGAAGATGTGGCGGTGGGGACATTCGTCACCAGGGTGACCGCCAAAGACAAGGATTTGGTCCCCGAGTGGAGCCGTTTTGTTTACAACATAACCAGCGGGAATGAGAACGGCTCTTTCGCTCTGGACCCTGTAACCGGGATCGTCTCGGTTAGCGCCCCCCTGGACCGGGAGCAGCGGTCCATCTACAACCTGACCGTCGTCGCCATCGATGGAGCTTTCCCTCCAGCCGCAGGTAGCGCGAGCGTAGTCGTAACCGTGAGCGACGTCAACGACAACCCGCCCCGTTTGATTTCCGCGACGGGCTACGTGCGGGAGAACCAGCCCCGCGGCACGGTGGTCTGCGTCCTGAACGCCTCGGACGCGGACCTCCCGGCGAACGGCGGCCCGTTCACGTACTGGATGGCGAGGCCCGCTTTCGGCGGCGCCTTCTCGCTGTCGCCCGACGGGGTCCTGTCCACCGCCGGGCCGGTGGATCGCGAGCGAGACCCCGCGCACTCCGTGCTGGTGGCGGTGCGGGACGCGGGGACTCCGCCCCTGTCCTCCACGGCGACCGTTCGCGTGGAGGTGCTGGACGAGAACGACAACCCCTCGGCTGCGAGGCAGGTCTACGTCGAGGTGAAGTACTATGGCAGCACCTTCCGGGGAGGCCTCATCGGCAACGTCCAGCCTGAGGACCCGGACCAGTCGGACCTTTTCGACTGCAGCGTCAGAAGCGGGCCGGGGAACATGTTCAGCTTCCCGTTCGGTGGCTGCGACCTGTGGTCGGCCCCGTACCAAGGGGAAACCACGTATAACATCACCGTCGAGGCCAACGACCTACTCCACCCCTCTGTCAACAACAGCGTCTACGTCAGCTACAAAGGCTTCACCAACGCCTCCATGGACAACTGCGTCCTCTTCTACCTGACCTCGCCTGCTTTCGAGGAGTTCTTGTCGTTCAGTTATTTGAGGTTTGTGAAAGCCCTTGACAGCCTCTTCAACCTGCAGGCCTCCAAAACCCACGTGTTCGGAGTGAAGAACTTAGGGGATAAGATCCTGCTCCTGGCAGCTGTTAAAACGTACAACGGGCAGTTCCTGAGTGGGGAGGTGGCCAGCGGCATCTCGACCGCGCAGGAGAGATCGCTGGAGGCTCAGAGCGGCGTGGAGATCTCGCACATCACGGGCGACCCCTGCTCGGTGAACCCGTGCCACAACGGGGCCGCCTGCGCCAAAAACGTCCACATCAGCCAGGACATCGCCGTGCTGGAGAGCCCGGTGCTGATGTTCGTCTCGCCGAAAAGGGTGGAGATATTCAACTGCTCGTGCCCGCCGGGGTTCTGGGGAACGACGTGCGACTCCGACGTGGACGAATGCGACGGGGGGGACCCCTGTCGAAACGGGGGGACCTGCGTCAATCACCCCGGCGGGTTCCGCTGTCACTGCGGGCGGGGCTTCACGGGGCAGTACTGCCGCTCTGACGTGGACGAATGCAGGAACATGCAATGCCACAACGGAGGGACCTGTCTCAACACGCAAGGCACTtttcactgcagctgcagccttgGATATGAAG GTGAATTCTGCGACGAGTTTGTTGACCCCTGCACATCCTCCCCGTGTGTTCAGGGTAGCTGCAAAAATCACCTGACTGGATATGTTTGTGATTGTCCATTTG GTGTCGTCGGTGCCCACTGCGAGGAGGAAAGCTACGGATTCCAGGAGCTGTCCTTCATGGAGTTCCCTCCCCTGGACCCCAGGAATAACATAATCTCCCTGGAGCTGGCCACCGTCAAGCAGGACTCCCTGCTCCTGTACAACCGGGGGGCCCCCCACGGCTCCGAGTTCCTGGCCCTGGAGGTcgtgggggggcgggcgcggCTCTCGTTCGACCTCGGGAGCGGGCCGGCGGCGGTGGTGACGGACAAGCCGGTGGCAGATGGGTCCTTTCACAGCATCACCGCCCGCAGGACGGGGAAG GCCGCCTCTCTGCGAGTGGACAGCTGCTCCGCTGACGAGCCGCGCGGGTTCTGCTCCTCTCGGGGCGAAGGACCTGGCAGCGAACG GACCCTCGATGTGGGCTCCTCCAACATGACGTTCGGCGGGACCAGGTCCCTGGACGCCATCTTGCTGAGGCCCGCGCGGGTGCGCACTCACGACTTCGTCGGATGTGTGAGGAACGCCAAGGTGAACAACATCCCCTTAGACCCCTCCCGAGCCCTGGCGTCCTACAATGTGCTGGACAG GTGTCCGCGTCGGGCGTCGTCACTGTGCGACAGCGGCACGTGTCGGAACGGGGGGGTGTGTCGCGATCACTGGTCCCATCACACCTGCGAGTGTGGGGACCTCTTCACTGGAACCAGCTGCCAGACAg aGGTGGCTGAGGACCACGCCTTGCGGCTCAACGGCCAGGCCTACATCGAGTACGTTGTGAAGGAGAGCTACCGGAGGGACCAGCGGCTGAAGGACTGGGTTTCCGGAGATGGCGGGAAGGCGGAAGGGACCGACGGCGGGTCCGGGGTGGAGGTGAAACTGAGGACTGCCGAGAGAGACGGAGCTCTGCTCTTCATTTCGGGGAGAAAGGGCCGTGTGATTCTCAGG GTGACGGACGGAAGACTCCTGTTCACCTCCAACCACAGCACGTCGGACCGACAGGTGACAGAGGTCGCCGCGGACGTCCCGCTGGTGGACGGGCGCTGGCACACGCTCCGCCTGTTCGGAGAGGGACGAGCCACCGTTATCTCCCTGGATGGACTCCCTGTCTTGAACACTACTGAATCCACCCTCGATCTCACCATCGCCAATGTGCACAGGATTGTCCTGGGTGGAGATCATCCAGGAGAGAATACAACACTACAACAGCCAG GTTTCTCTGGGTGCGTGCGATCCCTCAGATTTGGCGGCTGGGTCCTGCCCTTCAGCGGGTTCAGTGAGGTGGTAGAGGTGCGCCCCAGTCCCACGCTGGCACAGGGCGGGTGCGGTTCGGCGGGCGCGTGTGTGGGCCATCTGTGCTCAGAGGAGGACGTGGCCTTCCTGTCCTGCCTCTCGCGGCTGTGCCCAAACGGGGGCGCGTGcctcgtgccccccccccgggcgaaCGGCACCTGCGCCTGCCTGCGCAACGTCACGGACGGCCTGTGCAAGCTGTgcccccccgggggggcggggggccgcGGGGTCTGCCCCGCCCCGCAGGCCGCCGGCGCTCCCGTCTGGATTGCGGGCGCCGTCCTCCCCGCCACCTTCGTCGTGGCCTGCCTGGCTCTGCTGGTCTTCCTCCTCAGGCGCAGGGCGGTGTCCCCGCGGGAGAAACGGAGGGGGGGGCGTCGTGGGTCGCCAGCGCGGGCGCGGGCGAAGTGGGGGGCGGATAATGGGGCGTTCTGCGAGGACACTCCCCCACGGGCCTGCCAGCCCGACGTCATCGtggctgagagacagagaccacGCCCGGCGGAGCGCCACCCGCAGGCCTGCACTGAAACTGACCCTGACCCGCCCAGCCTGCAGACGGACGAGCTGGAGTACTACGAGATAGACAGCGCCTGCGGGGTCTCCTGCTCCACGCTCGGGGGACCGCTGAACGGGGGCCCCCGCGCCCCCACAGAGACTAGGGCACAGGGAGGGGGACAGCAGGACCCTCAGGACCAGGCCAGAGGGGACCGGCGGCCAAGCCTAATCCAGGAGGTTTCAGCAAAGCCTCAGCCTCTGGTGCCTGAGAATGAACCACCGGACCAGCAGAAAGCAGCAGCGTGTAGCAGAGGGGTGGAACCCCGCCCCACTTTCAGGCCTGACCCCGGAATGGAGGAGGGGCCTCCTGTAGGGCCCCGCCCTTTCACCAGGAGGGTGCAGGCTTCAGGCCTGGTGGAGCCCCCCCAGGGTCTTTCCgcagaggaggtgaggagaCTAAACGAGCCCCTGGACCAGCCGCAGGGCGTCCGCCCGGCCCCTGGGCGGGGACACGCCCACTCCGCCGAGATGACGGACAGCTCCGACAGCGAGTCGCACAGCTCGTTCACCTGCTCCGAGTACGGGTTCGAGAGGGGGCCGTCTTTCGGCAGCGAGTGGGGCTACCTCCGCGAATGGGCCTCGCTGACGGCCcacgccccctctcccctccgaGAGGACATCCCAATCGCTGACGTTCAAAGGGGGGCGGACAGGGCCTCCCCTGGGGGACCCCAACGCTGGGAGAGCCTGCTGAACCTGGGCCTGCACTTTCAGACCTACGCCCACGTGTTTGAGGACATTGCGAAGCTGCCAATCGAACTTCAGCACGATTCTGACTGGCAGAGCGAGGCGGAGGAAATCATATGA